In one window of Microplitis demolitor isolate Queensland-Clemson2020A chromosome 4, iyMicDemo2.1a, whole genome shotgun sequence DNA:
- the LOC103568129 gene encoding tubulin-specific chaperone cofactor E-like protein, translating to MPSLLEALELKYGSTAGDCSECSLTDEETELSGSPKNAALSVSIFIPKKSPRHTVPALLVLQDCDIECAGNDAEKLRNKCKNVEELDLAQNKLSQWDEVFGILEHMPKIKFVNLSFNSLAEALEVKHGKYESLRNLVLNGTRISWATVQDLVRLLLNLEELHLSLNEFKTVDLDHRKPENINKSLKKLHFTGNPVESWSEICKLGYSFPNLESLVLAECPLRSLALAEENRNYDERNSSSQAIPAFSEQTKEDENENLPAGFMMEEETEPKENGDRLKTPEKIFGQENCTSYNRSESECESGNKIPSSHDPFRMLRFLNVNGTLLSTWDDVERLARFPALKSLRMQGCPLFESPREYTEHERRQLLIARLPNVETLNGGGVISSQEREDAERAFIRYYMDKPEADRPERYAELVGIHGKLDPLVNVDLTPEKRVKVKFTYGDLVEVRCVDVYRTVFELKTKLESMVKIPANRMRLFYVDQVMKLQYGPEEMLYPNKQLYRYNIRNGDEIIIDSKLNRFVSSSSSTSSIRS from the exons AAATGCAGCTCTATCTGTCAGTATatttattccaaaaaaatcACCACGTCACACAGTACCAGCCTTACTAGTATTACAAGACTGCGATATCGAGTGCGCTGGTAATGACGCTGAAAAATTACGCAATAAATGCAAGAATGTCGAAGAACTAGATTTGGCCCAAAACAAATTATCACAATGGGATGAAGTGTTTGGTATACTAGAGCACatgccaaaaataaaatttgttaacttGAGTTTTAATAGTTTAGCCGAGGCATTGGAAGTTAAACACGGCAAATATGAATCATTGCGTAATCTTGTACTGAATGGCACAAGAATTTCATGGGCAACTGTTCAAGATTTAGTTAGACTGCTTCTTAATTTGGAAGAAttacatttatcattaaatgaatttaagaCTGTCGACTTGGATCATCGTAAgcctgaaaatataaataagtcattgaaaaaattacattttacagGCAATCCTGTTGAAAGTTGGTCGGAAATTTGTAAACTTGGTTACTCATTCCCAAATCTTGAAAGTCTTGTTCTTGCTGAGTGTCCTCTGAGATCACTGGCACTCGCCGAAGAAAATCGTAATTATGATGAAAGAAATTCATCGTCTCAAGCAATACCAGCATTTTCTGAACAGACTAAAGAAGACGAGAACGAAAATTTACCCGCAGGTTTTATGATGGAAGAAGAAACGGAGCCTAAAGAAAATGGCGACAGATTGAAAACACCCGAAAAAATATTCGGTCAAGAAAATTGCACTTCGTACAACAGAAGTGAGAGTGAGTGTGAGAGTGGAAACAAAATTCCATCATCACATGATCCATTTAGGATGTTGAGATTCCTCAATGTCAATGGCACATTACTGTCAACTTGGGATGACGTTGAGCGACTCGCAAGATTTCCCGCTCTGAAATCTCTTAGAATGCAAGGCTGCCCGCTTTTTGAG AGTCCTCGAGAGTACACAGAGCACGAGAGAAGACAACTGCTGATAGCACGACTTCCAAATGTAGAAACACTTAATGGCGGCGGGGTTATTTCTTCGCAGGAACGCGAGGACGCCGAGCGAGCATTTATTCGGTACTACATGGACAAACCGGAAGCAGATAGACCTGAAag gtATGCTGAGTTGGTCGGCATTCATGGGAAATTGGATCCGCTGGTTAATGTTGACCTCACACCAGAAAAACGTGTAAAAGTCAAGTTTACCTACGGCGATCTCGTTGaa gtTCGGTGTGTTGATGTTTACAGAACTGTCTTTGAATTAAAGACTAAATTGGAGTCAATGGTTAAAATTCCTGCCAATAGAATGAGACTTTTTTATGTTgatcag gtaATGAAATTACAATACGGGCCAGAGGAAATGCTGTATCCTAATAAGCAGCTGTACCGATACAACATAAGAAATGgggatgaaataataatagacaGCAAGCTGAACCGCTTTGTGTCTTCATCTTCGAGCACATCGTCCATACGTTCTTAg